A portion of the Intestinibacillus sp. Marseille-P6563 genome contains these proteins:
- a CDS encoding AbrB/MazE/SpoVT family DNA-binding domain-containing protein, with the protein MKSTGIVRKVDELGRIVLPIELRRTLDIEVKDALEIYVDGAQIILKKYEPACIFCGNAKDVTNFKGKNICRDCLAEMAAAAK; encoded by the coding sequence ATGAAATCCACGGGTATTGTAAGAAAAGTTGATGAACTTGGCCGTATCGTATTGCCGATCGAGCTGCGCCGCACGCTGGACATCGAAGTAAAGGATGCACTGGAGATTTATGTCGATGGCGCACAGATCATTCTCAAGAAGTATGAACCTGCTTGCATCTTCTGCGGCAATGCAAAGGATGTCACCAATTTCAAGGGCAAGAACATCTGCCGTGACTGCCTAGCAGAAATGGCGGCAGCAGCCAAGTAA
- a CDS encoding acetyl-CoA C-acetyltransferase, with protein sequence MLSPAFGRKKKETSPMNVYICSAARTAIGTYGGTLRDVSAATLGATAASAAIERAGIDKEIIDEVLFGQVLQGGVGQNVARQVMVGAGLPLTTPAMTLNKVCASSMRAISLGSQIIRSGEDQVMLVGGCESMSGAPYVSRNTRWGARMNDVKLVDMMVYDGVFDVFNQYHMGVTAENVAEKYGITREMQDQIGYESQMKAAKAISSGRFKDEIVPIEVKKKKETIVFDTDEHCRPQTTLEGLAKLRPAFKKDGTVTAGNASGINDAGAAMIIASEDFVKAHGLKPLAKIRAFGSVGCDPSIMGIGPIESTRQALKRAGLTVADLDLVESNEAFAAQAAAVNRELGFDMDKVNVNGGAIALGHPIGAAGCRISTTLLYEMIKRDATIGLATMCIGGGMGEALIVERDELCK encoded by the coding sequence ATATTATCCCCGGCCTTTGGCCGCAAAAAAAAGGAGACGAGTCCAATGAACGTTTATATCTGCTCTGCTGCCCGTACTGCAATCGGTACCTATGGCGGTACGCTCCGTGACGTATCCGCTGCAACCCTTGGCGCTACTGCTGCATCTGCTGCCATCGAGCGTGCTGGCATCGACAAGGAGATCATTGACGAAGTACTGTTCGGCCAGGTACTCCAGGGTGGCGTTGGTCAGAACGTGGCCCGTCAGGTTATGGTAGGCGCTGGTCTGCCGCTGACGACTCCGGCTATGACGCTGAACAAGGTTTGCGCTTCTTCGATGCGCGCCATTTCTCTGGGTTCCCAGATCATCCGCTCTGGCGAAGATCAGGTTATGCTGGTCGGCGGCTGTGAGTCGATGTCTGGTGCACCGTACGTTTCCCGCAACACCCGTTGGGGCGCTCGTATGAACGACGTCAAGCTGGTGGATATGATGGTTTACGACGGCGTGTTCGACGTATTCAATCAGTACCACATGGGTGTAACCGCAGAAAACGTTGCCGAAAAGTATGGCATCACCCGCGAAATGCAGGACCAGATCGGCTACGAATCCCAGATGAAGGCTGCTAAGGCAATCTCTTCTGGCCGTTTCAAGGACGAGATTGTTCCGATTGAAGTAAAGAAGAAGAAAGAAACCATTGTATTCGACACCGACGAGCACTGCCGTCCGCAGACCACGCTGGAAGGCTTGGCAAAGCTGCGCCCGGCATTCAAGAAGGATGGCACGGTTACCGCTGGTAACGCATCGGGCATCAACGATGCAGGTGCTGCTATGATCATCGCATCCGAAGACTTTGTAAAGGCTCATGGTCTCAAGCCGCTGGCTAAGATCCGTGCCTTTGGTTCGGTTGGCTGTGATCCGTCCATCATGGGTATTGGTCCGATCGAGTCGACCCGTCAGGCACTGAAGCGTGCTGGCCTGACCGTTGCAGATCTGGATCTGGTCGAATCCAACGAAGCTTTCGCGGCGCAGGCAGCTGCTGTAAATCGTGAACTGGGCTTTGATATGGATAAGGTTAATGTAAATGGCGGTGCAATCGCACTGGGCCATCCGATCGGTGCCGCTGGCTGCCGTATCTCCACCACGCTGCTGTATGAAATGATCAAGCGTGATGCGACGATCGGCCTGGCTACCATGTGCATCGGCGGCGGTATGGGCGAAGCGCTCATCGTCGAACGCGACGAACTCTGCAAGTAA
- a CDS encoding 3-hydroxyacyl-CoA dehydrogenase NAD-binding domain-containing protein: MKVCIFGAGMMGAGIAQVFLTAGHDVVLIDVRQTYVDSGELRIYKGLEYLEEKGKITPEFKKDCHKRLITSIDRDLAAGADFVMEVIKEDMKLKKSLLSSLDNICPERTIFASNTSAMSITEMAASIPHRADKFVGCHFFNPAPVMKLVEVVRAIQTSDETFNFAFELMKSIGKTPIKVDEGPGFVVNRMLIPMMNEAIGIYADGLASAHDIDRAMQLGAGMRSGPLHTADLVGHDVNLAIMETIHNETGDPRYRPHPLLRKMVRAGWLGIKTGRGFFRYDQNGHEVPDEEPVRDDAK; encoded by the coding sequence ATGAAAGTATGTATCTTTGGCGCCGGTATGATGGGCGCAGGCATCGCACAAGTATTCCTGACCGCAGGTCATGATGTTGTTTTGATTGACGTACGCCAGACCTATGTAGACTCCGGTGAGCTGCGCATCTACAAGGGCCTGGAGTATCTGGAGGAAAAAGGAAAGATCACCCCTGAGTTTAAGAAGGACTGCCACAAACGCCTGATCACTTCGATCGATCGCGATCTGGCGGCTGGCGCCGACTTTGTCATGGAAGTTATCAAGGAAGACATGAAGCTGAAGAAGTCGCTTCTGAGCTCGCTGGATAACATCTGCCCGGAACGCACCATCTTTGCTTCCAACACTTCGGCGATGTCGATCACCGAAATGGCGGCTTCGATCCCGCATCGTGCGGACAAGTTCGTTGGCTGCCACTTCTTCAACCCGGCACCTGTGATGAAGCTGGTCGAAGTTGTCCGTGCGATTCAGACCTCGGACGAAACCTTCAACTTTGCTTTTGAACTGATGAAGTCCATTGGCAAGACGCCGATCAAGGTCGATGAAGGCCCCGGCTTTGTCGTAAACCGCATGCTTATCCCGATGATGAACGAAGCCATTGGTATCTATGCCGACGGCCTGGCTTCTGCTCATGACATTGACCGTGCGATGCAGCTGGGCGCTGGTATGCGCTCGGGTCCGCTGCACACGGCCGACCTGGTTGGTCATGATGTCAACCTGGCAATCATGGAAACCATCCACAATGAAACCGGTGACCCGCGTTACCGTCCCCATCCGCTGCTGCGTAAGATGGTACGTGCAGGCTGGCTGGGCATCAAGACCGGCAGAGGCTTCTTCCGCTATGACCAGAATGGTCATGAAGTTCCGGATGAAGAGCCGGTTCGTGACGACGCTAAGTAA
- a CDS encoding 4-hydroxyphenylacetate 3-hydroxylase family protein: MMTKDQYIESLRKLRLNLWMFGKKIENPVDDPIIRPSLNSFAATYELAEDPQYEDLMTATSHITGKKINRFTHMHQSTDDLIKKVKMQRLLGQKTAACFQRCVGMDAMNAVFSSTYEIDEACGTKYHENFLKFLTRVQDEDLAVDGAMTDVKGDRGLAPSKQADPDLFLHVVERTADGVYVTGAKAHQTGFVNSHEVLVMPTISMREGDEDYAISFAVPTDSEGITLIYGRQSCDTRKLEEYNDIDVGNKVYGGHEVLVVFDRVFVPNDRIFLNGEVKFAGMIVERFAGYHRQSYGGCKVGVGDVLIGATALAVEMAGAAKASHVKDKLIEMTHLNETLYCCGIACSSQGSKTKSGNYLIDLLLANVCKQNVTRFPYDIARLAQDLAGGAMVTLPSEADYRHPELHKYIDKYFRGVDSVPTEDRMRVLRLIENMTMGTAAVGYLPESMHGAGSPQAQRIMIARQSNMEMKKALAKKIARID; encoded by the coding sequence ATGATGACCAAAGACCAATACATTGAGAGCCTTCGCAAACTGCGCCTGAACCTTTGGATGTTCGGCAAAAAGATCGAAAATCCGGTGGATGATCCGATCATCCGTCCGTCCCTCAACTCCTTTGCTGCAACCTATGAACTGGCAGAGGACCCGCAGTATGAAGACCTGATGACGGCTACCAGCCACATCACTGGCAAGAAGATCAACCGCTTCACCCACATGCATCAGTCGACCGACGACCTCATCAAGAAGGTCAAGATGCAGCGTCTGCTGGGCCAGAAGACGGCTGCTTGCTTCCAGCGCTGCGTGGGCATGGATGCTATGAATGCGGTATTCTCTTCGACCTATGAGATCGACGAGGCTTGCGGCACCAAGTATCACGAAAACTTCCTCAAGTTCCTCACCCGCGTACAGGACGAAGACCTGGCAGTTGACGGTGCCATGACCGATGTCAAGGGCGACCGTGGCCTGGCTCCGTCCAAGCAGGCCGATCCGGACCTGTTCCTGCATGTTGTAGAGCGCACCGCAGACGGCGTATACGTTACCGGTGCCAAGGCACACCAGACCGGCTTTGTCAACAGCCACGAAGTGCTGGTTATGCCGACCATCTCCATGCGTGAAGGCGACGAAGATTACGCCATCTCGTTTGCAGTTCCGACCGATTCCGAAGGCATCACCCTGATCTATGGCCGTCAGTCGTGCGACACCCGTAAGCTGGAAGAGTACAACGACATCGACGTTGGCAACAAGGTTTACGGCGGTCACGAAGTTCTGGTTGTATTCGACCGCGTATTCGTTCCCAATGACCGCATCTTCCTCAACGGCGAAGTGAAGTTTGCCGGTATGATCGTAGAGCGTTTCGCAGGCTACCATCGTCAGTCTTACGGCGGCTGCAAGGTCGGCGTAGGCGACGTGCTGATCGGCGCCACCGCCCTGGCCGTGGAAATGGCTGGCGCTGCAAAGGCATCGCATGTCAAGGACAAGCTGATCGAAATGACTCACCTCAACGAAACCCTGTACTGCTGCGGTATCGCTTGCTCGTCGCAGGGCTCCAAGACCAAGTCGGGCAACTACCTGATCGACCTGCTGCTCGCCAACGTCTGCAAGCAGAACGTTACCCGCTTCCCGTATGACATCGCTCGTCTGGCACAGGATCTGGCTGGCGGCGCGATGGTTACCCTGCCGTCCGAGGCAGACTACCGTCATCCGGAACTGCATAAGTACATTGACAAGTACTTCCGCGGTGTAGACAGCGTGCCGACCGAAGACCGCATGCGTGTCCTGCGCCTGATCGAAAACATGACCATGGGTACCGCTGCTGTCGGCTATCTGCCGGAGTCCATGCACGGTGCTGGTTCGCCGCAGGCTCAGCGCATCATGATCGCTCGCCAGTCCAACATGGAAATGAAGAAGGCGCTAGCTAAGAAGATCGCTCGCATCGACTAA
- a CDS encoding LytR/AlgR family response regulator transcription factor, with product MEYAKHVAQCLNEYAAARALHYDIQLFTDDKELLAHAAQDGRIDLLFSDIDLGQQGKTGVDVVRAFQTLQPSCAVVYVTSYLNFATEVYETPHVYFVLKSELRRRLPAVMERVASRYRAPSRTLLHFKRKDSEIIIDPAEIQYCEHQGRQTQIVTNAETITVYQKIGELMDMLNPHDFVRCHNSYIVHLRYVTKFNRTAFTMGNGHAIPISRANYADTKQRFSDYLSREF from the coding sequence ATGGAATACGCAAAGCATGTGGCACAATGCCTGAACGAATATGCCGCTGCGCGGGCGCTGCACTATGACATCCAGTTGTTTACCGACGACAAGGAATTGCTGGCCCATGCCGCACAGGATGGACGCATCGATCTGCTGTTTTCCGACATCGACCTGGGGCAGCAGGGCAAAACCGGCGTAGATGTTGTGCGGGCTTTTCAGACGTTGCAGCCGAGCTGTGCGGTCGTGTATGTGACAAGCTATCTGAATTTTGCCACCGAGGTCTATGAAACGCCTCATGTGTATTTTGTTCTCAAATCCGAGCTGCGCAGACGCTTGCCCGCCGTGATGGAACGGGTGGCAAGCCGATATCGTGCGCCCAGCCGTACTCTGCTTCATTTCAAACGCAAGGATTCTGAAATTATCATCGATCCGGCTGAGATCCAATATTGCGAACATCAGGGCCGGCAGACGCAGATTGTCACCAATGCGGAAACCATAACCGTGTATCAGAAAATTGGAGAACTCATGGATATGCTGAACCCGCATGATTTTGTGCGGTGCCACAACAGTTATATCGTGCATCTGCGTTATGTGACTAAATTCAATCGCACTGCGTTTACCATGGGCAACGGACATGCCATCCCCATCAGCCGGGCCAATTATGCAGACACCAAGCAGCGGTTTTCCGATTATCTCAGTCGGGAATTTTAA
- a CDS encoding sporulation transcriptional regulator SpoIIID, protein MKGLPEERAIRLAQYIIEKEATVRQAAAQFGISKSTVHKDITTRLKHLNRLLYIQAQAVLNKNKNERHIRGGMATREKYRSARSKK, encoded by the coding sequence GTGAAAGGCTTGCCGGAGGAGCGGGCGATTCGCCTGGCGCAATACATCATTGAGAAGGAAGCAACGGTGCGGCAGGCGGCTGCACAGTTCGGCATCAGCAAATCGACCGTACATAAAGACATCACCACCCGCCTGAAACACCTCAATCGCTTGCTGTATATCCAAGCGCAGGCAGTGCTGAATAAGAATAAAAATGAACGCCATATCCGCGGCGGGATGGCAACGCGGGAAAAGTATCGCTCGGCACGCAGCAAAAAATAA
- a CDS encoding spore maturation protein A, with the protein MLSKLWVGFFCISLLCGTLTGRLDAVSSAAAEGATAAVELILKIAGLMCLWSGVMEVVSESGLASKIEACLRPLLQKLFGRAVRDRKAMELVSANVTANLLGLSNAATPIGLRAVSRLYESAGRQGTPDSILTLIILNTASIQLIPSTVAAVRASYGAAQPFDIMPAVWCASVCSVGIVLLMARALRPFFPDGGK; encoded by the coding sequence ATGCTGTCAAAGCTATGGGTCGGATTTTTTTGCATCAGCCTGCTTTGTGGGACCCTGACGGGACGGTTGGATGCCGTTTCGTCAGCGGCGGCCGAGGGGGCAACTGCTGCGGTAGAACTCATCCTGAAAATTGCAGGGCTGATGTGCCTTTGGTCGGGTGTCATGGAAGTGGTTTCCGAATCCGGCCTGGCTTCGAAAATCGAAGCCTGCCTGCGGCCCCTTTTGCAAAAGCTTTTCGGCCGCGCCGTAAGGGATCGTAAGGCGATGGAACTCGTCAGCGCCAACGTGACGGCAAATCTGCTCGGTTTGAGCAATGCCGCAACGCCGATTGGGCTGCGGGCAGTTTCCAGACTTTACGAGTCGGCGGGGCGTCAGGGCACACCCGATTCCATTTTGACCCTCATCATCTTAAACACAGCTTCGATCCAGCTCATCCCCTCCACCGTGGCGGCCGTGCGCGCCAGCTATGGGGCGGCGCAGCCGTTTGATATCATGCCGGCGGTGTGGTGTGCGTCGGTATGCTCGGTTGGGATCGTCCTGCTCATGGCGCGTGCATTGCGGCCCTTCTTTCCCGATGGCGGGAAATAG
- a CDS encoding DMT family transporter yields the protein MEGSQKRGVFYALLVLVMVLWGSLYVANKFVMAVIPNWTLLFSRYLCAAICLTIVQRFRKPSPNAKPRKIARADYKYIVLLGLGGYALSVGMQQLGTKLSGASLASLINSMNPIFIVVFAIILLHEQVTVRKIICILCAVCGAALIVGGNLGSGHLAGIVFSLLSVLTWALTSVAMRSFTQRYDALSVTTYGIYIGTLATLPVALWELYHLGHSIHIWTPSVLLPLLYIGIVCTTAGHTLWNYCLSKVEASTCSLFYPIQPLASMALGILILHETMTPLFLAGTALILFGVLYSSLSDRRTGAPSK from the coding sequence ATGGAAGGTTCTCAAAAACGCGGTGTATTTTATGCACTGCTTGTCCTGGTGATGGTACTCTGGGGCAGTTTATATGTGGCGAACAAATTTGTCATGGCAGTGATCCCCAACTGGACACTGCTTTTTTCACGGTATCTTTGTGCCGCCATCTGTTTGACCATTGTGCAGCGGTTTCGCAAACCGTCTCCCAATGCAAAGCCGCGGAAAATTGCGCGTGCGGACTATAAATACATCGTTTTGCTTGGACTCGGTGGATATGCTCTTTCGGTGGGCATGCAGCAGCTCGGCACCAAACTCAGCGGTGCTTCCCTGGCTTCGCTGATCAACTCGATGAACCCGATCTTTATTGTTGTCTTTGCCATCATTTTGCTGCATGAACAGGTCACGGTACGCAAAATCATCTGCATTCTATGCGCCGTATGCGGTGCAGCGCTGATCGTTGGCGGCAATCTGGGCAGCGGGCATCTGGCTGGCATTGTGTTTTCTCTGCTCTCGGTTTTGACCTGGGCCTTGACCAGCGTAGCCATGCGCTCGTTTACACAGCGCTATGACGCACTTTCGGTCACCACCTATGGAATTTATATCGGTACACTGGCAACGCTTCCTGTGGCGCTCTGGGAGCTGTACCATCTGGGACATTCCATCCACATCTGGACTCCCAGCGTATTGCTGCCGCTTTTGTACATCGGCATCGTTTGCACCACAGCCGGCCATACGCTCTGGAACTACTGTCTTTCTAAAGTGGAAGCCAGCACCTGTTCCCTGTTCTATCCCATTCAGCCGCTGGCATCCATGGCGCTGGGGATCTTGATCCTGCATGAAACCATGACCCCACTCTTTTTGGCAGGCACTGCGCTGATCTTATTCGGCGTTCTGTATTCTTCGCTCAGCGACCGCCGGACTGGGGCCCCATCCAAATAA
- a CDS encoding enoyl-CoA hydratase-related protein — translation MTDVVIEKQGHVAVVKIEHMKAMNALSTDMYAQLEEAFDQLATMDDVYCVILTGSSTVNKKGKTVNSFVAGADIAEMSTKTVAEGKLFGNESNRVCWKIENFKRPVIAAINGFCLGGGCELAMSCDIRLASENAMFGQPEVGLGITPGCGGTQRLARLVGMGKAKEMLYTARGNYSAQDALNMGLVNYVYPLESLMDEAMKLAQEIAAQAPIAVALVKEAVNVGMQTDLNSALKFEGNCFGQCFATEDQKYGMTWFLDKNKDKPAKEFKNK, via the coding sequence ATGACGGATGTAGTAATCGAAAAACAAGGTCACGTTGCTGTCGTTAAGATCGAGCACATGAAGGCTATGAATGCTCTGTCTACCGACATGTATGCGCAGCTGGAAGAGGCGTTTGACCAACTGGCCACGATGGATGATGTTTACTGCGTAATTCTGACCGGTTCTTCCACGGTCAACAAGAAGGGCAAGACGGTCAACTCCTTTGTAGCTGGTGCAGATATCGCCGAGATGTCCACCAAGACGGTTGCAGAAGGCAAGTTGTTCGGCAACGAATCCAACCGTGTTTGCTGGAAGATCGAGAACTTTAAGCGCCCGGTCATCGCAGCGATCAATGGTTTCTGCCTGGGCGGCGGCTGCGAACTGGCGATGTCTTGCGACATCCGTCTGGCTTCTGAGAACGCAATGTTCGGTCAGCCGGAAGTAGGCCTGGGTATCACCCCGGGTTGCGGCGGCACCCAGCGTCTGGCTCGCCTGGTCGGCATGGGCAAGGCCAAGGAGATGCTGTACACCGCACGCGGCAACTACTCGGCACAGGACGCGCTGAACATGGGCCTGGTCAACTATGTATACCCGCTGGAAAGCCTGATGGACGAAGCCATGAAGCTGGCTCAGGAGATCGCCGCACAGGCTCCGATCGCTGTGGCTCTGGTCAAGGAAGCGGTCAATGTTGGTATGCAGACCGACCTGAACTCCGCGCTCAAGTTTGAGGGCAACTGCTTCGGTCAGTGCTTCGCGACCGAAGATCAGAAGTATGGCATGACTTGGTTCCTGGACAAGAACAAGGACAAGCCGGCTAAGGAATTCAAGAACAAGTAA
- a CDS encoding nucleoside recognition domain-containing protein encodes MISAIIPALLAGIGLYALYRGVEVFSTFLTGARKGLETAVSILPTLVGLLTAVYMMRASGCIDLAGQLLAPAMSLLGIPEECAALALLKPVSGGGGLALGSEIIRMCGVDSYAGRVAAVMLGASETSLYTISLYCGHLGIKNTRYAVPAALAGDLAAFVAAAFFVRLFF; translated from the coding sequence ATGATTTCAGCGATTATCCCTGCGTTGCTCGCGGGAATTGGACTTTACGCTCTGTATAGGGGCGTCGAGGTCTTTTCGACGTTCCTAACAGGGGCGCGGAAAGGGCTGGAAACAGCAGTCAGCATTTTGCCGACCTTGGTGGGGCTCCTCACTGCGGTTTATATGATGCGGGCCTCCGGTTGCATTGATTTGGCGGGGCAGTTGCTCGCGCCAGCCATGTCCCTTTTGGGGATCCCCGAAGAATGCGCCGCATTGGCTTTGCTCAAGCCGGTGAGCGGTGGTGGAGGGCTTGCACTTGGCAGCGAGATTATCCGGATGTGCGGGGTGGACAGCTACGCGGGACGAGTAGCCGCCGTTATGCTGGGAGCATCCGAAACAAGCCTATACACCATCAGCTTATATTGCGGGCATCTGGGCATAAAGAACACGCGCTACGCCGTGCCAGCCGCACTAGCAGGGGACTTGGCTGCGTTTGTAGCGGCTGCGTTTTTTGTGCGCCTGTTCTTTTAG
- a CDS encoding acyl CoA:acetate/3-ketoacid CoA transferase, with translation MKKVQILTAEEAVKKVQDGDTIATGGFVSCACPEALSIALEKRFLETGHPKDLTLFFAAGQGHRDGTGGDHYGHEGMVKRVIGGHWDRAPKLGDLALANKIEAYNLPQGVISHMYRDIAAHNIGTITHVGLKTFADPRNGGGKLNECTKEDLVKIVNIEGQERLLYKGFPINVVFLRASYCDEYGNCTVHREIGPLDVTAMAQACKNSGGKVIIQAEKIVQGGSLDPKLVAIPGIYVDCVVIGTDEENMQCLGMPYDGALTGEFRIPVDAIPPIPMDAKKIIARRAAMELPPDAIVNLGTGAPEKIANVAAEEGISDKMTLTVEAGSIAGVPYGGTQFGAAANAMCIIPHNVQFDFYQGGGLDVAFLGLAETAPNGDLNVSKFGTRLAGAGGFIDITQNAKKVVYCGTFTAKGLKTECQDGKLVITQEGAKKKFVNKVEHITFSGDYANEVHQPVLYITERCVFELRPEGVTLIEIAPGIDLQTQILDQMEFEPKIAYQADGTIKLMDARIFQDKLMGLAND, from the coding sequence ATGAAGAAAGTTCAAATTCTGACCGCTGAGGAAGCCGTCAAGAAGGTGCAGGACGGCGATACCATCGCAACCGGCGGCTTCGTAAGCTGTGCTTGCCCGGAAGCGCTGTCCATCGCACTGGAAAAGCGCTTTCTGGAAACCGGCCATCCGAAGGACCTGACGCTGTTCTTTGCAGCCGGTCAGGGTCACCGCGATGGCACCGGCGGCGACCACTACGGTCATGAAGGCATGGTCAAGCGTGTCATCGGCGGCCACTGGGACCGCGCGCCCAAGCTGGGCGATCTGGCACTGGCCAACAAGATCGAAGCCTATAACCTGCCGCAGGGCGTTATCTCCCATATGTATCGCGACATTGCAGCGCACAACATCGGTACCATTACCCATGTTGGCCTGAAGACCTTTGCGGACCCGCGCAACGGCGGCGGCAAGCTTAACGAGTGCACCAAGGAAGATCTGGTCAAGATCGTCAACATCGAAGGCCAGGAACGCCTGCTGTACAAGGGCTTCCCGATCAATGTCGTATTCCTGCGCGCTTCCTACTGCGACGAATACGGCAACTGCACCGTACATAGAGAAATCGGCCCGCTGGACGTTACCGCAATGGCACAGGCGTGCAAGAACTCGGGTGGTAAGGTCATCATTCAGGCTGAAAAGATCGTACAGGGCGGTTCGCTCGATCCGAAGCTGGTTGCTATCCCGGGTATCTACGTTGACTGCGTGGTCATCGGTACCGATGAAGAAAACATGCAGTGCTTGGGCATGCCGTACGACGGCGCACTGACCGGCGAATTCCGTATCCCGGTCGATGCCATCCCGCCCATCCCGATGGATGCTAAGAAGATCATCGCTCGTCGTGCAGCGATGGAACTGCCGCCGGATGCAATCGTCAACCTGGGCACTGGTGCTCCGGAAAAGATCGCAAACGTAGCAGCCGAAGAAGGCATCTCGGATAAGATGACCCTGACCGTTGAGGCTGGTTCGATCGCTGGTGTTCCCTACGGCGGCACCCAGTTCGGCGCTGCGGCAAACGCCATGTGCATCATTCCGCATAACGTACAGTTTGACTTCTATCAGGGCGGCGGCCTGGACGTTGCATTCCTCGGTCTGGCTGAAACCGCACCCAACGGCGACCTGAACGTATCCAAGTTTGGCACCCGTCTGGCAGGTGCTGGCGGATTCATCGACATCACCCAGAACGCCAAGAAAGTTGTTTACTGCGGTACCTTCACCGCCAAGGGCCTCAAGACCGAATGCCAGGATGGCAAGCTGGTCATCACCCAGGAAGGCGCCAAGAAGAAGTTCGTAAACAAGGTTGAGCACATCACCTTCTCGGGTGATTATGCAAATGAAGTGCATCAGCCGGTTCTGTATATCACCGAACGTTGTGTCTTTGAACTGCGTCCGGAAGGCGTAACGCTCATCGAGATCGCACCGGGCATCGATCTCCAGACGCAGATCCTCGACCAGATGGAATTTGAGCCCAAGATCGCTTACCAGGCAGACGGCACCATCAAACTGATGGACGCCCGCATCTTCCAAGACAAACTGATGGGTCTGGCCAACGACTAA